A window of the Pogona vitticeps strain Pit_001003342236 chromosome 4, PviZW2.1, whole genome shotgun sequence genome harbors these coding sequences:
- the RBBP8 gene encoding DNA endonuclease RBBP8 isoform X7: MSASGGNCASPTSAEPPADYFKELWSKLKECHDKEVKGLLLKISKLKTERRRDAERLDEYYTKNQQLREQQKSLHDTITVLEDRLRAGLCDRCAVTEEHMKKKQQEFENIRQQNLKLITELMNERNNLQDENKKISEQLQKMQQRIEEQEQYMEECIPDSPVQSLSTANRMRRKRENRHVRYTEQRCTDLEQTGRLDELGKIPLSSTQQEVCCGEDVLVADTCDPQLSPVSSRYSTAEKVTGGHPDKTVFNLAAVVAETLGFDEPGPQNKPQGVSRKQMVGLGCPKHNNDNQGFSEPSANNSPPPDWDSEELSPVFGMSAAMKKNLGLTASFSPSVLATGQKSHVSAESSKARLRQMTLHDVVQPHVKESSCKIINGNCLMSKDSQEDHHVQEAVLKSFSKSSPKEELALPIKEEIAAFCNPPLPKDALESGTSNAVKVTDDHEPKSKRLRPGLGVGEPASVLQPNPCRLKKDTLHNKQDKTTLESVQWSIDPGADLSQYKMDVTLIDTKEGTQARTGVETMDMDYTYVSDSILLRKKNQEQEKASSPSVEKRENDTLAEIFDRTSCEEYESYLDDENFPESSQEEEERKTETSTGMKTNKIK; encoded by the exons ATGAGTGCATCTGGAGGAAACTGTGCAAGTCCCACCTCAGCAGAACCGCCTGCTGATTATTTCAAGGAACTGTGGTCCAAACTGAAGGAATGCCACGACAAAGAAGTAAAAG GATTACTCTTGAAGATATCCAAACTGAAAACTGAAAGGCGTAG AGATGCAGAGAGGCTTGATGAGTATTACACAAAGAACCAGCAACTTAGAGAGCAACAGAAATCTTTGCATGACACAATTACAGTTTTAGAAGATCG GCTAAGAGCAGGGTTGTGTGATCGTTGTGCAGTAACTGAAGAgcacatgaaaaagaaacaacaggaattTGAAAACATCCGGCAACAAAACCTTAAGCTAATTACTGAATTGA tgaaTGAAAGAAACAACTTACAGgatgaaaataaaaagatttcTGAACAGCTTCAGAAAATGCAACAAAGGATAGA aGAGCAGGAGCAATATATGGAAGAATGTATTCCAGATTCACCAGTTCAGTCACTTTCAACAGCTAATCGAATGCGCCGAAAACGAGAGAATAGGCATGTCAGATACACAGAACAAAGGTGTACAGATTTGGAACAGACAGGAAGACTTGATG AGCTTGGGAAGATCCCATTGTCATCTACACAACAAGAAGTCTGTTGTGGAGAAGATGTATTGGTGGCAGATACCTGTGATCCACAGCTTTCTCCAGTATCAAGCAGATATA GTACAGCTGAAAAAGTGACAGGAGGGCATCCtgataaaacagtttttaactTGGCTGCAGTTGTTGCAGAAACACTTGGGTTTGATGAACCT GGGCCTCAGAACAAACCACAAGGAGTCTCCAGAAAACAAATGGTGGGTCTTGGCTGCCCTAAGCATAATAATGACAACCAGGG ATTTTCAGAGCCATCTGCAAACAATTCTCCACCTCCAGACTGGGATTCTGAAGAACTATCTCCTGTTTTTGGGATGTCCGCTGCAATGAAGAAGAACCTGGGCCTGACTGCAAGTTTTTCCCCTTCTGTGTTAGCAACAGGAC AAAAAAGCCACGTAAGTGCTGAGAGCTCCAAAGCCCGGCTGAGGCAAATGACACTCCATGATGTGGTTCAACCGCATGTGAAAGAGTCTTCCTGTAAAATCATCAATGGTAACTGCTTAATGAGCAAAGATTCACAAGAGGATCACCATGTGCAGGAGGCAGTCCTGAAATCTTTCAGCAAATCATCCCCAAAGGAAGAACTTGCACTTCCAATAAAGGAGGAAATTGCTGCCTTTTGCAATCCACCTTTGCCAAAGGATGCCCTGGAATCAGGCACCTCTAATGCTGTGAAG GTCACAGATGACCATGAACCAAAGAGTAAGAGACTGAGACCGGGACTTGGAGTAGGTGAGCCAGCATCTGTACTTCAGCCAAATCCTTGCCGATTGAAAAAAGACACACTTCACAACAAGCAAG ATAAAACAACTTTGGAAAGCGTGCAGTGGAGTATAGATCCGGGAGCTGACCTTTCCCAATACAAAATGGATGTTACCCTAATAGACACAAAA GAAGGCACCCAAGCCAGAACTGGAGTAGAGACCATGGATATGGACTACACGTATGTCAGTGATAGTATATTGTTAAGAAAGAAGAATCAAGAACAGGAGAAAGCAAGCAGTCCAA gtgtggagaagagagaaaatgataCCTTGGCAGAAATATTTGATCGGACATCGTGTGAAGAATATGAATCCTATTTAGATGATGAAAATTTTCCTGAGTCTtctcaggaagaagaagaacGAAAGACAGAAACATCAACA GGTATGAAAACaaacaagataaaataa
- the RBBP8 gene encoding DNA endonuclease RBBP8 isoform X1, which translates to MSASGGNCASPTSAEPPADYFKELWSKLKECHDKEVKGLLLKISKLKTERRRDAERLDEYYTKNQQLREQQKSLHDTITVLEDRLRAGLCDRCAVTEEHMKKKQQEFENIRQQNLKLITELMNERNNLQDENKKISEQLQKMQQRIEEQEQYMEECIPDSPVQSLSTANRMRRKRENRHVRYTEQRCTDLEQTGRLDELGKIPLSSTQQEVCCGEDVLVADTCDPQLSPVSSRYSTAEKVTGGHPDKTVFNLAAVVAETLGFDEPGPQNKPQGVSRKQMVGLGCPKHNNDNQGFSEPSANNSPPPDWDSEELSPVFGMSAAMKKNLGLTASFSPSVLATGQKSHVSAESSKARLRQMTLHDVVQPHVKESSCKIINGNCLMSKDSQEDHHVQEAVLKSFSKSSPKEELALPIKEEIAAFCNPPLPKDALESGTSNAVKVTDDHEPKSKRLRPGLGVGEPASVLQPNPCRLKKDTLHNKQDKTTLESVQWSIDPGADLSQYKMDVTLIDTKEGTQARTGVETMDMDYTYVSDSILLRKKNQEQEKASSPSVEKRENDTLAEIFDRTSCEEYESYLDDENFPESSQEEEERKTETSTVKKNLQRYENKQDKIKQKAFVEPYFKSNERRNAVLDFPHIEVVRKKEERRKLPGHTCKECEVYYADFPEAEREKKVATCSRHRSRYVPPATPEHFWEVGFPSTQMCIERGYIKEDLSPCPRPKRRQPYNVVFSPKGKEQKT; encoded by the exons ATGAGTGCATCTGGAGGAAACTGTGCAAGTCCCACCTCAGCAGAACCGCCTGCTGATTATTTCAAGGAACTGTGGTCCAAACTGAAGGAATGCCACGACAAAGAAGTAAAAG GATTACTCTTGAAGATATCCAAACTGAAAACTGAAAGGCGTAG AGATGCAGAGAGGCTTGATGAGTATTACACAAAGAACCAGCAACTTAGAGAGCAACAGAAATCTTTGCATGACACAATTACAGTTTTAGAAGATCG GCTAAGAGCAGGGTTGTGTGATCGTTGTGCAGTAACTGAAGAgcacatgaaaaagaaacaacaggaattTGAAAACATCCGGCAACAAAACCTTAAGCTAATTACTGAATTGA tgaaTGAAAGAAACAACTTACAGgatgaaaataaaaagatttcTGAACAGCTTCAGAAAATGCAACAAAGGATAGA aGAGCAGGAGCAATATATGGAAGAATGTATTCCAGATTCACCAGTTCAGTCACTTTCAACAGCTAATCGAATGCGCCGAAAACGAGAGAATAGGCATGTCAGATACACAGAACAAAGGTGTACAGATTTGGAACAGACAGGAAGACTTGATG AGCTTGGGAAGATCCCATTGTCATCTACACAACAAGAAGTCTGTTGTGGAGAAGATGTATTGGTGGCAGATACCTGTGATCCACAGCTTTCTCCAGTATCAAGCAGATATA GTACAGCTGAAAAAGTGACAGGAGGGCATCCtgataaaacagtttttaactTGGCTGCAGTTGTTGCAGAAACACTTGGGTTTGATGAACCT GGGCCTCAGAACAAACCACAAGGAGTCTCCAGAAAACAAATGGTGGGTCTTGGCTGCCCTAAGCATAATAATGACAACCAGGG ATTTTCAGAGCCATCTGCAAACAATTCTCCACCTCCAGACTGGGATTCTGAAGAACTATCTCCTGTTTTTGGGATGTCCGCTGCAATGAAGAAGAACCTGGGCCTGACTGCAAGTTTTTCCCCTTCTGTGTTAGCAACAGGAC AAAAAAGCCACGTAAGTGCTGAGAGCTCCAAAGCCCGGCTGAGGCAAATGACACTCCATGATGTGGTTCAACCGCATGTGAAAGAGTCTTCCTGTAAAATCATCAATGGTAACTGCTTAATGAGCAAAGATTCACAAGAGGATCACCATGTGCAGGAGGCAGTCCTGAAATCTTTCAGCAAATCATCCCCAAAGGAAGAACTTGCACTTCCAATAAAGGAGGAAATTGCTGCCTTTTGCAATCCACCTTTGCCAAAGGATGCCCTGGAATCAGGCACCTCTAATGCTGTGAAG GTCACAGATGACCATGAACCAAAGAGTAAGAGACTGAGACCGGGACTTGGAGTAGGTGAGCCAGCATCTGTACTTCAGCCAAATCCTTGCCGATTGAAAAAAGACACACTTCACAACAAGCAAG ATAAAACAACTTTGGAAAGCGTGCAGTGGAGTATAGATCCGGGAGCTGACCTTTCCCAATACAAAATGGATGTTACCCTAATAGACACAAAA GAAGGCACCCAAGCCAGAACTGGAGTAGAGACCATGGATATGGACTACACGTATGTCAGTGATAGTATATTGTTAAGAAAGAAGAATCAAGAACAGGAGAAAGCAAGCAGTCCAA gtgtggagaagagagaaaatgataCCTTGGCAGAAATATTTGATCGGACATCGTGTGAAGAATATGAATCCTATTTAGATGATGAAAATTTTCCTGAGTCTtctcaggaagaagaagaacGAAAGACAGAAACATCAACAGTAAAGAAAAACCTGCAGA GGTATGAAAACaaacaagataaaataaaacagaaggctTTTGTGGAACcgtattttaaaagtaatgaaaG AAGGAATGCGGTACTAGATTTTCCTCATATTGAGGTTGTacgaaaaaaagaagaaagaagaaaattacCTGGCCACACCTGTAAGGAATGTGAAGTA TATTATGCAGATTttccagaagcagagagagaaaagaaggtaGCTACCTGTTCAAGGCATCGATCACGCTATGTTCCTCCTGCCACACCAGAACATTTCTGGGAAGTTGGGTTTCCCTCCACCCAGATGTGTATTGAAAGAG
- the RBBP8 gene encoding DNA endonuclease RBBP8 isoform X2, whose amino-acid sequence MSASGGNCASPTSAEPPADYFKELWSKLKECHDKEVKGLLLKISKLKTERRRDAERLDEYYTKNQQLREQQKSLHDTITVLEDRLRAGLCDRCAVTEEHMKKKQQEFENIRQQNLKLITELMNERNNLQDENKKISEQLQKMQQRIEEQEQYMEECIPDSPVQSLSTANRMRRKRENRHVRYTEQRCTDLEQTGRLDELGKIPLSSTQQEVCCGEDVLVADTCDPQLSPVSSRYSTAEKVTGGHPDKTVFNLAAVVAETLGFDEPGPQNKPQGVSRKQMVGLGCPKHNNDNQGFSEPSANNSPPPDWDSEELSPVFGMSAAMKKNLGLTASFSPSVLATGQKSHVSAESSKARLRQMTLHDVVQPHVKESSCKIINGNCLMSKDSQEDHHVQEAVLKSFSKSSPKEELALPIKEEIAAFCNPPLPKDALESGTSNAVKVTDDHEPKSKRLRPGLGVGEPASVLQPNPCRLKKDTLHNKQDKTTLESVQWSIDPGADLSQYKMDVTLIDTKEGTQARTGVETMDMDYTYVSDSILLRKKNQEQEKASSPSVEKRENDTLAEIFDRTSCEEYESYLDDENFPESSQEEEERKTETSTVKKNLQRYENKQDKIKQKAFVEPYFKSNERNAVLDFPHIEVVRKKEERRKLPGHTCKECEVYYADFPEAEREKKVATCSRHRSRYVPPATPEHFWEVGFPSTQMCIERGYIKEDLSPCPRPKRRQPYNVVFSPKGKEQKT is encoded by the exons ATGAGTGCATCTGGAGGAAACTGTGCAAGTCCCACCTCAGCAGAACCGCCTGCTGATTATTTCAAGGAACTGTGGTCCAAACTGAAGGAATGCCACGACAAAGAAGTAAAAG GATTACTCTTGAAGATATCCAAACTGAAAACTGAAAGGCGTAG AGATGCAGAGAGGCTTGATGAGTATTACACAAAGAACCAGCAACTTAGAGAGCAACAGAAATCTTTGCATGACACAATTACAGTTTTAGAAGATCG GCTAAGAGCAGGGTTGTGTGATCGTTGTGCAGTAACTGAAGAgcacatgaaaaagaaacaacaggaattTGAAAACATCCGGCAACAAAACCTTAAGCTAATTACTGAATTGA tgaaTGAAAGAAACAACTTACAGgatgaaaataaaaagatttcTGAACAGCTTCAGAAAATGCAACAAAGGATAGA aGAGCAGGAGCAATATATGGAAGAATGTATTCCAGATTCACCAGTTCAGTCACTTTCAACAGCTAATCGAATGCGCCGAAAACGAGAGAATAGGCATGTCAGATACACAGAACAAAGGTGTACAGATTTGGAACAGACAGGAAGACTTGATG AGCTTGGGAAGATCCCATTGTCATCTACACAACAAGAAGTCTGTTGTGGAGAAGATGTATTGGTGGCAGATACCTGTGATCCACAGCTTTCTCCAGTATCAAGCAGATATA GTACAGCTGAAAAAGTGACAGGAGGGCATCCtgataaaacagtttttaactTGGCTGCAGTTGTTGCAGAAACACTTGGGTTTGATGAACCT GGGCCTCAGAACAAACCACAAGGAGTCTCCAGAAAACAAATGGTGGGTCTTGGCTGCCCTAAGCATAATAATGACAACCAGGG ATTTTCAGAGCCATCTGCAAACAATTCTCCACCTCCAGACTGGGATTCTGAAGAACTATCTCCTGTTTTTGGGATGTCCGCTGCAATGAAGAAGAACCTGGGCCTGACTGCAAGTTTTTCCCCTTCTGTGTTAGCAACAGGAC AAAAAAGCCACGTAAGTGCTGAGAGCTCCAAAGCCCGGCTGAGGCAAATGACACTCCATGATGTGGTTCAACCGCATGTGAAAGAGTCTTCCTGTAAAATCATCAATGGTAACTGCTTAATGAGCAAAGATTCACAAGAGGATCACCATGTGCAGGAGGCAGTCCTGAAATCTTTCAGCAAATCATCCCCAAAGGAAGAACTTGCACTTCCAATAAAGGAGGAAATTGCTGCCTTTTGCAATCCACCTTTGCCAAAGGATGCCCTGGAATCAGGCACCTCTAATGCTGTGAAG GTCACAGATGACCATGAACCAAAGAGTAAGAGACTGAGACCGGGACTTGGAGTAGGTGAGCCAGCATCTGTACTTCAGCCAAATCCTTGCCGATTGAAAAAAGACACACTTCACAACAAGCAAG ATAAAACAACTTTGGAAAGCGTGCAGTGGAGTATAGATCCGGGAGCTGACCTTTCCCAATACAAAATGGATGTTACCCTAATAGACACAAAA GAAGGCACCCAAGCCAGAACTGGAGTAGAGACCATGGATATGGACTACACGTATGTCAGTGATAGTATATTGTTAAGAAAGAAGAATCAAGAACAGGAGAAAGCAAGCAGTCCAA gtgtggagaagagagaaaatgataCCTTGGCAGAAATATTTGATCGGACATCGTGTGAAGAATATGAATCCTATTTAGATGATGAAAATTTTCCTGAGTCTtctcaggaagaagaagaacGAAAGACAGAAACATCAACAGTAAAGAAAAACCTGCAGA GGTATGAAAACaaacaagataaaataaaacagaaggctTTTGTGGAACcgtattttaaaagtaatgaaaG GAATGCGGTACTAGATTTTCCTCATATTGAGGTTGTacgaaaaaaagaagaaagaagaaaattacCTGGCCACACCTGTAAGGAATGTGAAGTA TATTATGCAGATTttccagaagcagagagagaaaagaaggtaGCTACCTGTTCAAGGCATCGATCACGCTATGTTCCTCCTGCCACACCAGAACATTTCTGGGAAGTTGGGTTTCCCTCCACCCAGATGTGTATTGAAAGAG
- the RBBP8 gene encoding DNA endonuclease RBBP8 isoform X3: MSASGGNCASPTSAEPPADYFKELWSKLKECHDKEVKGLLLKISKLKTERRRDAERLDEYYTKNQQLREQQKSLHDTITVLEDRLRAGLCDRCAVTEEHMKKKQQEFENIRQQNLKLITELMNERNNLQDENKKISEQLQKMQQRIEEQEQYMEECIPDSPVQSLSTANRMRRKRENRHVRYTEQRCTDLEQTGRLDELGKIPLSSTQQEVCCGEDVLVADTCDPQLSPVSSRYSTAEKVTGGHPDKTVFNLAAVVAETLGFDEPGPQNKPQGVSRKQMVGLGCPKHNNDNQGFSEPSANNSPPPDWDSEELSPVFGMSAAMKKNLGLTASFSPSVLATGQKSHVSAESSKARLRQMTLHDVVQPHVKESSCKIINGNCLMSKDSQEDHHVQEAVLKSFSKSSPKEELALPIKEEIAAFCNPPLPKDALESGTSNAVKVTDDHEPKSKRLRPGLGVGEPASVLQPNPCRLKKDTLHNKQDKTTLESVQWSIDPGADLSQYKMDVTLIDTKEGTQARTGVETMDMDYTYVSDSILLRKKNQEQEKASSPSVEKRENDTLAEIFDRTSCEEYESYLDDENFPESSQEEEERKTETSTVKKNLQRYENKQDKIKQKAFVEPYFKSNERRNAVLDFPHIEVVRKKEERRKLPGHTCKECEVVILCRFSRSRERKEGSYLFKASITLCSSCHTRTFLGSWVSLHPDVY, encoded by the exons ATGAGTGCATCTGGAGGAAACTGTGCAAGTCCCACCTCAGCAGAACCGCCTGCTGATTATTTCAAGGAACTGTGGTCCAAACTGAAGGAATGCCACGACAAAGAAGTAAAAG GATTACTCTTGAAGATATCCAAACTGAAAACTGAAAGGCGTAG AGATGCAGAGAGGCTTGATGAGTATTACACAAAGAACCAGCAACTTAGAGAGCAACAGAAATCTTTGCATGACACAATTACAGTTTTAGAAGATCG GCTAAGAGCAGGGTTGTGTGATCGTTGTGCAGTAACTGAAGAgcacatgaaaaagaaacaacaggaattTGAAAACATCCGGCAACAAAACCTTAAGCTAATTACTGAATTGA tgaaTGAAAGAAACAACTTACAGgatgaaaataaaaagatttcTGAACAGCTTCAGAAAATGCAACAAAGGATAGA aGAGCAGGAGCAATATATGGAAGAATGTATTCCAGATTCACCAGTTCAGTCACTTTCAACAGCTAATCGAATGCGCCGAAAACGAGAGAATAGGCATGTCAGATACACAGAACAAAGGTGTACAGATTTGGAACAGACAGGAAGACTTGATG AGCTTGGGAAGATCCCATTGTCATCTACACAACAAGAAGTCTGTTGTGGAGAAGATGTATTGGTGGCAGATACCTGTGATCCACAGCTTTCTCCAGTATCAAGCAGATATA GTACAGCTGAAAAAGTGACAGGAGGGCATCCtgataaaacagtttttaactTGGCTGCAGTTGTTGCAGAAACACTTGGGTTTGATGAACCT GGGCCTCAGAACAAACCACAAGGAGTCTCCAGAAAACAAATGGTGGGTCTTGGCTGCCCTAAGCATAATAATGACAACCAGGG ATTTTCAGAGCCATCTGCAAACAATTCTCCACCTCCAGACTGGGATTCTGAAGAACTATCTCCTGTTTTTGGGATGTCCGCTGCAATGAAGAAGAACCTGGGCCTGACTGCAAGTTTTTCCCCTTCTGTGTTAGCAACAGGAC AAAAAAGCCACGTAAGTGCTGAGAGCTCCAAAGCCCGGCTGAGGCAAATGACACTCCATGATGTGGTTCAACCGCATGTGAAAGAGTCTTCCTGTAAAATCATCAATGGTAACTGCTTAATGAGCAAAGATTCACAAGAGGATCACCATGTGCAGGAGGCAGTCCTGAAATCTTTCAGCAAATCATCCCCAAAGGAAGAACTTGCACTTCCAATAAAGGAGGAAATTGCTGCCTTTTGCAATCCACCTTTGCCAAAGGATGCCCTGGAATCAGGCACCTCTAATGCTGTGAAG GTCACAGATGACCATGAACCAAAGAGTAAGAGACTGAGACCGGGACTTGGAGTAGGTGAGCCAGCATCTGTACTTCAGCCAAATCCTTGCCGATTGAAAAAAGACACACTTCACAACAAGCAAG ATAAAACAACTTTGGAAAGCGTGCAGTGGAGTATAGATCCGGGAGCTGACCTTTCCCAATACAAAATGGATGTTACCCTAATAGACACAAAA GAAGGCACCCAAGCCAGAACTGGAGTAGAGACCATGGATATGGACTACACGTATGTCAGTGATAGTATATTGTTAAGAAAGAAGAATCAAGAACAGGAGAAAGCAAGCAGTCCAA gtgtggagaagagagaaaatgataCCTTGGCAGAAATATTTGATCGGACATCGTGTGAAGAATATGAATCCTATTTAGATGATGAAAATTTTCCTGAGTCTtctcaggaagaagaagaacGAAAGACAGAAACATCAACAGTAAAGAAAAACCTGCAGA GGTATGAAAACaaacaagataaaataaaacagaaggctTTTGTGGAACcgtattttaaaagtaatgaaaG AAGGAATGCGGTACTAGATTTTCCTCATATTGAGGTTGTacgaaaaaaagaagaaagaagaaaattacCTGGCCACACCTGTAAGGAATGTGAAGTAGTAA TATTATGCAGATTttccagaagcagagagagaaaagaaggtaGCTACCTGTTCAAGGCATCGATCACGCTATGTTCCTCCTGCCACACCAGAACATTTCTGGGAAGTTGGGTTTCCCTCCACCCAGATGTGTATTGA
- the RBBP8 gene encoding DNA endonuclease RBBP8 isoform X5, producing MSASGGNCASPTSAEPPADYFKELWSKLKECHDKEVKGLLLKISKLKTERRRDAERLDEYYTKNQQLREQQKSLHDTITVLEDRLRAGLCDRCAVTEEHMKKKQQEFENIRQQNLKLITELMNERNNLQDENKKISEQLQKMQQRIEEQEQYMEECIPDSPVQSLSTANRMRRKRENRHVRYTEQRCTDLEQTGRLDELGKIPLSSTQQEVCCGEDVLVADTCDPQLSPVSSRYSTAEKVTGGHPDKTVFNLAAVVAETLGFDEPGPQNKPQGVSRKQMVGLGCPKHNNDNQGFSEPSANNSPPPDWDSEELSPVFGMSAAMKKNLGLTASFSPSVLATGQKSHVSAESSKARLRQMTLHDVVQPHVKESSCKIINGNCLMSKDSQEDHHVQEAVLKSFSKSSPKEELALPIKEEIAAFCNPPLPKDALESGTSNAVKVTDDHEPKSKRLRPGLGVGEPASVLQPNPCRLKKDTLHNKQDKTTLESVQWSIDPGADLSQYKMDVTLIDTKEGTQARTGVETMDMDYTYVSDSILLRKKNQEQEKASSPSVEKRENDTLAEIFDRTSCEEYESYLDDENFPESSQEEEERKTETSTVKKNLQRYENKQDKIKQKAFVEPYFKSNERRNAVLDFPHIEVVRKKEERRKLPGHTLLCRFSRSRERKEGSYLFKASITLCSSCHTRTFLGSWVSLHPDVY from the exons ATGAGTGCATCTGGAGGAAACTGTGCAAGTCCCACCTCAGCAGAACCGCCTGCTGATTATTTCAAGGAACTGTGGTCCAAACTGAAGGAATGCCACGACAAAGAAGTAAAAG GATTACTCTTGAAGATATCCAAACTGAAAACTGAAAGGCGTAG AGATGCAGAGAGGCTTGATGAGTATTACACAAAGAACCAGCAACTTAGAGAGCAACAGAAATCTTTGCATGACACAATTACAGTTTTAGAAGATCG GCTAAGAGCAGGGTTGTGTGATCGTTGTGCAGTAACTGAAGAgcacatgaaaaagaaacaacaggaattTGAAAACATCCGGCAACAAAACCTTAAGCTAATTACTGAATTGA tgaaTGAAAGAAACAACTTACAGgatgaaaataaaaagatttcTGAACAGCTTCAGAAAATGCAACAAAGGATAGA aGAGCAGGAGCAATATATGGAAGAATGTATTCCAGATTCACCAGTTCAGTCACTTTCAACAGCTAATCGAATGCGCCGAAAACGAGAGAATAGGCATGTCAGATACACAGAACAAAGGTGTACAGATTTGGAACAGACAGGAAGACTTGATG AGCTTGGGAAGATCCCATTGTCATCTACACAACAAGAAGTCTGTTGTGGAGAAGATGTATTGGTGGCAGATACCTGTGATCCACAGCTTTCTCCAGTATCAAGCAGATATA GTACAGCTGAAAAAGTGACAGGAGGGCATCCtgataaaacagtttttaactTGGCTGCAGTTGTTGCAGAAACACTTGGGTTTGATGAACCT GGGCCTCAGAACAAACCACAAGGAGTCTCCAGAAAACAAATGGTGGGTCTTGGCTGCCCTAAGCATAATAATGACAACCAGGG ATTTTCAGAGCCATCTGCAAACAATTCTCCACCTCCAGACTGGGATTCTGAAGAACTATCTCCTGTTTTTGGGATGTCCGCTGCAATGAAGAAGAACCTGGGCCTGACTGCAAGTTTTTCCCCTTCTGTGTTAGCAACAGGAC AAAAAAGCCACGTAAGTGCTGAGAGCTCCAAAGCCCGGCTGAGGCAAATGACACTCCATGATGTGGTTCAACCGCATGTGAAAGAGTCTTCCTGTAAAATCATCAATGGTAACTGCTTAATGAGCAAAGATTCACAAGAGGATCACCATGTGCAGGAGGCAGTCCTGAAATCTTTCAGCAAATCATCCCCAAAGGAAGAACTTGCACTTCCAATAAAGGAGGAAATTGCTGCCTTTTGCAATCCACCTTTGCCAAAGGATGCCCTGGAATCAGGCACCTCTAATGCTGTGAAG GTCACAGATGACCATGAACCAAAGAGTAAGAGACTGAGACCGGGACTTGGAGTAGGTGAGCCAGCATCTGTACTTCAGCCAAATCCTTGCCGATTGAAAAAAGACACACTTCACAACAAGCAAG ATAAAACAACTTTGGAAAGCGTGCAGTGGAGTATAGATCCGGGAGCTGACCTTTCCCAATACAAAATGGATGTTACCCTAATAGACACAAAA GAAGGCACCCAAGCCAGAACTGGAGTAGAGACCATGGATATGGACTACACGTATGTCAGTGATAGTATATTGTTAAGAAAGAAGAATCAAGAACAGGAGAAAGCAAGCAGTCCAA gtgtggagaagagagaaaatgataCCTTGGCAGAAATATTTGATCGGACATCGTGTGAAGAATATGAATCCTATTTAGATGATGAAAATTTTCCTGAGTCTtctcaggaagaagaagaacGAAAGACAGAAACATCAACAGTAAAGAAAAACCTGCAGA GGTATGAAAACaaacaagataaaataaaacagaaggctTTTGTGGAACcgtattttaaaagtaatgaaaG AAGGAATGCGGTACTAGATTTTCCTCATATTGAGGTTGTacgaaaaaaagaagaaagaagaaaattacCTGGCCACACCT TATTATGCAGATTttccagaagcagagagagaaaagaaggtaGCTACCTGTTCAAGGCATCGATCACGCTATGTTCCTCCTGCCACACCAGAACATTTCTGGGAAGTTGGGTTTCCCTCCACCCAGATGTGTATTGA